The following proteins are encoded in a genomic region of Desulfosporosinus youngiae DSM 17734:
- a CDS encoding LCP family protein has product MNILIKKRNQKKKLKRVFIILALLIAGVLVGRAAFAVFYSGEEGLSVERLVGVSAGLNNRVSFLLIGTDKRPGESSYNADSIIVASFDPKTKLISLLSIPRDTRVTLPGSKNYYKINAVPMLKGIPELEKQVTGLTGIKLDGYVLTNFAGFKDIIDTLGGITIDVEKDMQHVTGDKEDGYINLKAGVQELDGSKALQYARYRDSTTADIGRTARQQKVLTTAGKKMLEPATILKLPKLVPQLMKTVETDLSLKDLLTLAGAAKSFDDATIVTQTLPGDAIMLDGLSYWEVNRDKAKEVAGNLLLGQTADDIWDSSVLASLDPEVKARLAAPAKEDVIDIPEIPGVIVPKEGETPLTTIQTEQYAGTVTWLPADAIFLAGQKYTATITLVPKAGYTLKGVAADFFAVPGASTTRNAAGSGIITAVFPALPSEPAEPDESAEPAEPNEPNEPNEPNEPNEPATAISLSKVRGVIPPESGASPVKTITETEQYIGTISWSPADDPFVEGREYTATITLVPKEGYTLEGIGKNYFTVPGAAAANPAGSGVVTAVFPQKDKKLPGTE; this is encoded by the coding sequence GTGAACATATTGATTAAAAAAAGGAACCAAAAGAAAAAACTTAAAAGAGTTTTTATTATCTTAGCACTGTTGATTGCAGGAGTCCTCGTCGGGAGGGCGGCATTTGCCGTTTTCTATTCTGGAGAGGAAGGACTATCCGTTGAAAGACTAGTCGGCGTCAGTGCTGGCTTGAACAACCGGGTCAGCTTTCTTTTGATTGGAACCGATAAAAGGCCGGGGGAAAGTTCTTATAATGCGGACTCGATCATCGTGGCCAGCTTTGACCCGAAGACGAAACTCATTTCCCTGCTGTCCATTCCCAGAGATACCCGGGTAACCCTGCCGGGATCAAAAAACTATTATAAAATCAACGCCGTTCCGATGTTAAAAGGGATCCCGGAGCTGGAAAAACAGGTTACCGGGCTGACCGGCATCAAGCTGGACGGCTATGTATTGACGAATTTCGCCGGGTTCAAGGATATTATCGATACGTTGGGCGGGATCACCATTGACGTGGAAAAAGACATGCAGCACGTGACCGGGGACAAAGAGGACGGCTATATCAACCTGAAGGCCGGGGTGCAGGAATTGGACGGTTCAAAAGCCCTGCAGTATGCGCGCTACCGTGACAGCACAACGGCTGACATCGGAAGAACCGCCAGACAGCAAAAAGTGTTGACAACTGCAGGCAAAAAAATGCTTGAACCCGCCACAATTCTTAAACTGCCCAAGCTTGTCCCGCAGTTAATGAAAACAGTGGAAACGGACTTGTCTCTGAAAGATCTCCTAACACTTGCCGGGGCGGCAAAATCATTTGACGACGCCACAATCGTAACCCAAACACTGCCCGGAGATGCGATTATGCTGGACGGGTTAAGCTATTGGGAAGTAAACCGGGATAAAGCGAAAGAGGTGGCCGGCAATCTTCTCCTGGGCCAAACTGCCGATGATATCTGGGACAGCTCGGTGCTGGCCTCCTTAGATCCGGAAGTGAAAGCCCGTCTTGCTGCTCCGGCGAAGGAAGATGTTATCGACATACCCGAAATACCAGGAGTTATTGTCCCCAAAGAGGGAGAAACACCCCTGACAACCATTCAAACCGAGCAGTATGCGGGGACGGTCACCTGGTTGCCTGCCGATGCCATCTTTCTTGCAGGTCAGAAATATACGGCGACGATTACCCTGGTTCCCAAAGCAGGGTATACCTTAAAAGGTGTCGCTGCGGACTTCTTTGCCGTACCGGGAGCATCCACCACCCGGAATGCTGCAGGATCAGGGATAATTACGGCCGTGTTCCCGGCGTTGCCGTCTGAGCCGGCAGAACCGGATGAGTCGGCGGAACCCGCAGAACCGAATGAACCGAATGAACCAAATGAACCAAATGAACCAAATGAACCAGCGACAGCAATCAGCCTTTCGAAAGTTAGGGGGGTTATACCGCCTGAATCGGGAGCATCACCTGTAAAAACGATTACCGAAACGGAGCAGTATATTGGGACGATCAGCTGGTCGCCTGCCGACGACCCCTTTGTCGAAGGCCGGGAATATACGGCAACTATCACGCTGGTTCCCAAAGAAGGATATACCTTGGAAGGGATTGGCAAGAATTATTTTACAGTGCCGGGCGCAGCAGCGGCAAATCCAGCGGGATCGGGGGTTGTAACAGCGGTATTTCCGCAAAAAGATAAGAAATTACCCGGTACCGAATAA
- a CDS encoding helix-turn-helix domain-containing protein — protein sequence MSRQRSMEVIENSLYVTIGELVRLTGMRYSTLKFYTEEGMLDFEQAEENLTRRYKRVDTIQRIFYIKNLREEGKTVPQIKDILNQTK from the coding sequence ATGTCAAGGCAAAGAAGTATGGAAGTAATAGAGAACTCTCTATACGTTACGATTGGAGAGTTGGTAAGATTAACAGGAATGAGATACAGCACGCTTAAATTTTATACCGAAGAAGGCATGCTGGATTTTGAACAAGCAGAAGAAAACTTAACGAGAAGATACAAACGTGTCGATACGATACAGCGTATTTTCTACATCAAAAATTTGAGAGAGGAAGGCAAAACCGTTCCGCAAATTAAAGATATTCTCAATCAAACAAAATGA
- a CDS encoding GOLPH3/VPS74 family protein, whose protein sequence is MKNLSITQEYVLCSLNKKGNFPTLSIKIPVCVVASGLIELLLNNCIKIDENKKLCVISDLGAEQVYLKSLYDSLNKPKPIKIQEIALEYNLSFTSKKLNVLVADIGNSLADRDCVTPEKGGIFGNGFYFIPNPDEVDRVIQKIRAELLESGTVSDETIALVSLLEEGGQIKNYFSKYESEQLKVRLKEIKKAPSNQLLKQMLDYVDSFMIGLG, encoded by the coding sequence ATGAAAAATTTGTCCATCACTCAAGAATACGTATTGTGCTCTTTAAACAAAAAAGGGAATTTCCCTACGCTTAGTATAAAAATTCCGGTTTGCGTTGTAGCAAGCGGGTTAATTGAGTTGTTGCTGAATAATTGTATTAAAATAGACGAGAATAAGAAGCTTTGTGTGATAAGCGATTTAGGCGCGGAACAAGTCTATTTGAAATCTCTTTATGACTCGCTCAATAAGCCAAAACCAATAAAAATCCAAGAAATAGCCCTGGAGTATAACTTGTCATTTACCAGTAAGAAGCTGAATGTATTGGTCGCTGATATTGGCAATTCTTTGGCTGACAGAGATTGCGTGACCCCTGAAAAGGGCGGTATTTTTGGCAATGGATTTTATTTTATCCCCAATCCGGACGAAGTTGACCGTGTGATACAAAAAATAAGAGCGGAGCTGCTTGAAAGCGGAACTGTGTCTGATGAAACAATAGCATTGGTTAGTCTGCTGGAAGAGGGCGGGCAGATCAAGAACTATTTTTCCAAATATGAATCTGAACAGTTAAAGGTTCGTCTGAAAGAAATTAAGAAAGCTCCTTCCAATCAATTGCTAAAGCAAATGCTGGATTATGTTGATTCTTTTATGATTGGATTAGGTTAA
- a CDS encoding DNA-3-methyladenine glycosylase I: MSSCSWPGKNQTMQQYHDNEWCVPSYDDVYIFEMLILEGAQAGLSWNIVLSKREEYQKAFRHFDIDYCAKLTDEELETIKDQYNIIKNRTKINAVRSNAIAVLNLQKEFGSFSTFLWNYVDGQPVINSWVSEGQIPAQTPLSEQISKDLKKRGFKFVGPVIIYSFMQAIGMVDDHIRTCSYHSRNR, translated from the coding sequence ATGAGTTCTTGTTCATGGCCCGGAAAAAATCAAACAATGCAGCAATATCATGACAACGAGTGGTGTGTGCCAAGTTATGACGATGTTTATATATTTGAAATGCTTATCTTAGAAGGGGCTCAAGCCGGATTATCCTGGAATATCGTTCTCTCCAAAAGAGAAGAGTATCAAAAAGCGTTTCGACATTTTGACATTGACTATTGCGCCAAACTGACGGATGAAGAATTGGAGACAATCAAAGACCAATATAATATTATAAAAAATCGAACTAAGATAAATGCTGTCAGAAGCAATGCTATAGCTGTCCTCAACCTGCAGAAGGAATTTGGAAGCTTTTCAACCTTCTTATGGAATTACGTCGATGGTCAGCCAGTGATAAACAGTTGGGTATCCGAGGGGCAAATACCTGCTCAGACTCCTTTGTCGGAACAAATTAGTAAAGATCTGAAGAAAAGAGGCTTTAAATTTGTCGGGCCTGTAATAATCTATTCATTTATGCAGGCAATCGGCATGGTGGACGATCACATAAGAACATGCTCTTACCATTCCAGGAACAGATGA
- a CDS encoding EAL domain-containing protein, with amino-acid sequence MHKRRWIDFTEMISHYTKLMERAGENLLLASVRRGLILMIPIVLIGSIALLFTSFPIPQYRDLMAKVFGLDWENFFTYVHDGTIGILSLATVICISYSLVTELENRDKLRINPIIVSSVALCSFIALFGISKDEFEITNYGVTGVFVAILAAVTATLLFYKLSSIKALRIRPFADGDSLSFSNAVAAIIPAAITIALFAAANQSLFAFLNISDINDFLAEVLYNWFSNIGNSFLRALLFIFLIHFLWFLGIHGSNMLEHVAQSIYVPALAVNQNLINAGDAPSQIFTKTFFDTFVLMGGCGSTICLIIAVFMLKKNRNQRRIAKFSLFPLIFNINELIVFGFPLVLNPIYLIPFILVPLLLTVTSFAALSLGLVPFTVQTVEWTTPVFINGYYATGSVSGCLLQLFNLILGTLCYIPFVKLSQAVSASKMKKNFEGVCAEFKKIERSNKRHNLLDRQDVIGSLAKALAEDLKNDIRKKRMVLFYQPQVDYEGNVFCAEALLRWKHTNYGYVYPPLVIALAEEYQLIDGLGLEIIEQACSTLGQMKALGFRDMAISVNITASQLENEEFPPKLRQLIKKYQISPKALKIEITEQVALENDKRIKDALGAIKDMGMELEMDDFGMGHSSLMYLKEYNFDTIKLDGSLVREISANVNCRDIISSIIYLSRSLNYAVLAEFVETEEQRQILHDLGCDRYQGYLYSPAIPLEELLAYIEGSKGHYKKSAMIKENDWGKRL; translated from the coding sequence GTGCACAAGCGCAGATGGATTGATTTTACCGAAATGATCAGCCATTACACGAAATTGATGGAAAGAGCCGGAGAAAACCTGTTGCTTGCCTCCGTCAGGCGGGGGCTGATTTTAATGATCCCCATCGTGTTGATCGGTTCGATCGCGCTGTTGTTTACCAGTTTCCCCATACCCCAGTACCGGGATCTGATGGCAAAGGTGTTCGGATTGGACTGGGAAAACTTCTTTACTTATGTGCATGATGGTACGATCGGCATTTTATCCCTGGCCACGGTCATCTGCATCAGCTATTCTTTGGTCACCGAGTTGGAGAACAGGGACAAACTCAGAATCAACCCCATCATCGTTTCCTCAGTAGCGCTGTGCTCCTTTATCGCGCTCTTTGGAATCAGCAAAGACGAGTTTGAAATCACCAATTACGGGGTTACAGGCGTGTTTGTGGCCATACTGGCGGCGGTCACCGCCACCCTCTTGTTCTACAAGCTCAGTTCGATCAAGGCACTGAGGATCAGGCCCTTTGCGGACGGGGATTCCCTTAGCTTCAGCAACGCCGTAGCCGCCATTATACCCGCGGCAATCACCATCGCTCTTTTCGCCGCCGCCAATCAAAGTTTATTCGCCTTTTTGAACATATCGGATATCAACGATTTCCTTGCTGAAGTGCTGTATAATTGGTTTTCCAACATCGGCAATTCATTCCTGCGGGCGTTGCTGTTTATCTTTTTGATTCACTTCCTGTGGTTTTTAGGCATTCATGGCAGCAATATGCTGGAACATGTGGCCCAGAGCATTTATGTTCCGGCCCTTGCCGTCAATCAGAATCTGATTAACGCCGGAGACGCGCCCAGCCAGATTTTCACCAAGACGTTTTTTGATACCTTTGTGCTGATGGGGGGCTGCGGCAGCACCATATGCCTGATCATTGCTGTTTTCATGCTCAAAAAAAACAGAAACCAGCGCCGGATCGCTAAATTTTCGCTTTTTCCCCTTATCTTCAATATCAACGAGCTGATTGTCTTTGGCTTTCCGCTGGTGCTGAACCCGATTTATTTGATTCCCTTTATTCTGGTTCCGCTGCTTCTGACGGTGACCTCATTTGCCGCTCTAAGTCTGGGGCTGGTCCCCTTCACAGTGCAGACGGTGGAATGGACCACGCCGGTTTTTATCAACGGATATTATGCAACGGGTTCTGTGAGCGGCTGCTTATTGCAGCTCTTCAACCTGATTCTGGGGACTTTATGCTATATTCCTTTCGTTAAGCTGTCCCAGGCCGTTTCGGCCTCCAAGATGAAAAAGAACTTCGAGGGTGTGTGTGCGGAATTCAAGAAGATCGAAAGAAGCAACAAACGGCATAATCTTTTGGACCGTCAGGATGTGATCGGAAGCTTGGCCAAAGCCCTGGCAGAGGATCTGAAAAATGATATCCGGAAAAAAAGGATGGTGCTGTTTTATCAGCCTCAGGTGGATTATGAGGGCAATGTATTCTGTGCCGAAGCGCTGCTGAGATGGAAACACACCAATTATGGCTATGTTTACCCTCCCCTCGTCATTGCCCTGGCCGAGGAGTATCAGCTTATTGATGGACTGGGTTTGGAGATCATTGAGCAGGCCTGCAGCACCCTTGGGCAAATGAAGGCCCTGGGGTTCCGGGATATGGCCATTTCAGTGAATATAACCGCTTCTCAGCTTGAAAACGAAGAATTTCCCCCTAAGCTTAGGCAGCTCATTAAAAAATATCAGATCAGCCCTAAGGCCCTGAAGATTGAGATTACGGAACAGGTGGCCTTGGAAAATGACAAGAGGATCAAGGATGCGCTGGGCGCCATCAAAGATATGGGAATGGAGCTGGAGATGGACGATTTCGGGATGGGCCATAGTTCCCTGATGTACCTGAAGGAATACAACTTTGATACGATTAAGCTGGACGGCTCCCTGGTGCGCGAAATCTCTGCCAATGTCAACTGCCGTGATATCATCTCTTCCATCATCTATCTGAGCAGATCGCTGAATTATGCGGTTCTGGCTGAATTTGTGGAAACTGAGGAACAGCGCCAGATCCTTCATGACCTGGGCTGTGACCGCTATCAGGGCTATCTGTACAGCCCGGCGATTCCGTTGGAAGAACTTCTGGCCTATATTGAGGGCAGCAAAGGGCATTATAAGAAGAGTGCGATGATAAAGGAAAATGACTGGGGGAAACGTTTATGA